A window of the Gorilla gorilla gorilla isolate KB3781 chromosome 8, NHGRI_mGorGor1-v2.1_pri, whole genome shotgun sequence genome harbors these coding sequences:
- the LOC101134747 gene encoding protein CASC2, isoforms 1/2 isoform X2 translates to MAGTRGLMLLGPGPVAGPRDVGTCRGRQMEIQKHKDNKKLPQGIIIVFRLQTHTTPQIYTQLKGKLRKFFKEPYSE, encoded by the exons ATGGCGGGGACCCGGGGCTTGATGCTGCTTGGGCCTGGCCCAGTGGCGGGTCCTAGGGACGTGGGTACCTGCAGAGGCCGGCAG ATGGAGATTCAGAAACATAAGGACAACAAGAAACTTCCCCAAGGTATCATTATAGTCTTTAGACTtcagacacacaccacacctcaaatatatacacaactgaAAG GAAAATTAAGGAAGTTTTTCAAAGAACCCTATTCCGAGTAA